A stretch of DNA from Dehalobacterium formicoaceticum:
TGCAAAGGAGGACAGACATGTATCCGTACTGCAAGGTTTTTATAGACAGCGATATGTGCATAGACGCAATCATGTACACCGATGAGAAGCGTCACAGCTTCAAGCGGTTCACGCATATTGGAGAAGGTCTTGTCAGCTTTTGCGAACTGGACATCAACCCGCTGGTTGAAAAAGTGAAGGAGCTTGACTCCATACCTTTGACGAATGAAAACTACGACGCCATACGCAATGGCGTTTTTGACGCTATCGAATATTTCAGGGACAAGCATGAGTACGCATATTTCTTTATGGTCGGCGCGCTGAATAACATTCTGCTTACTCAGGTCGTAGTCAAAGATGAGGATGCGATGTATAACACGGTTTTTAACGGCAGCGAAGAAGAGGATAACCAGCTGCTGTCACATCTTCGGGAGTGCATCCTGTATCTCGATTCCCTCGTCGGGCTTTATGATATATTTTCATTTGCGTTGAGCCTCTGCCTTGATAAAGACAATCATACCGACAGGCCGGTTGCGGAGCGTGTCAACGCTTTCTATTTCAAATATCCCGATTTGGGCAGCTTCACCATCTCGACCGGTTTTGCTGTTATACCAATAAGAAAGGGCTTCTTGGATTTCAAGAGGACAAAGGAAATTAACGATACCGGTATCACGGGTACGAGAGAACTGCTGGCGGCGGTGAACACAGACAGCTCCAGAGTGAATGTCCTGCCGTACTACCATGTGCAGTCATTAGACGAGATGCTGTTTCTGGAATTTGTTGAGATGCTCAAGCAAGGGATTCCAGTCAAGAGGTGCGCTCTATGCGACAGATATTTTGTGCTCATAGATAAACGCAAGCGGCAGTTCTGTGACAGAGAATATGAAAACGGCAAGACCTGTCAGGACATTGGCCCGCTGCTCCGTTATGAACAGAGCCTTGAGGCTGACGAGTGTCTGCAGAGATTTGAAACCGAGTATAACAAAGTCTATTCCCGCTTTTACCGTGCCGACGGAAAGACGGACGCCGAATTTGCTGGCAAGGATATGACACGTGATGAATTTCGCACATGGTCAAAGGCGGCATCCAAAGCGAAGGCCGATTACCAGCGGAAGCTGATAACCGGCGATGAGATGTTGAGGATTGTCAAGGCATAGTGCGCTCACAGCGCACTATATACCTCGAAGCTGAACACTCGGAAATGTAACTTATAGCTTCATATTCCTGCGTTTTTGAACAGAAAGAGGAAGCGTACTCGGTCTGGCGGGCTGAGTACGCTTCCTTTGAATTTCTTACGGAGTATATGGCTCTCCGTTTGGCTTATATGCTAGTGGGGTACTGTCCTTTGTTACCGGCGGCTGAAGCTCTACATATATGACGTCGCCGGTCGGCTCCGGCTGCTCTGACGGCGGCGGAGTTGTTTCGCGAGGTGCAGAATCATCACCACCCATGATGCCGATTTTTACGCCCGACTCATACATATCCTTAGCGACGTTTCCGCCGCCCATGATGCCGACCATTTTGTTGATGTCGCCTTTGTCGTCAACGGTCGTTCCACCTCCCATAATGCCTACCTTGTGGCCGGTAAGCTGGTCGCCGGAATTACCGACCATTGTTCCACAGCTACCACCGCCCTCATCTTTAATCCAGCCAAAGCCGAGGAAATAGATTTGCTTCTCACCATCTACGACACGAACATCTCCATTATGCGGCTCGGAGGACGATACGGCTGGCTTTGCCTGTTGCGCTGTATGCGCTGGTGCGGGCTCTTTTGTTTCTTTTTCTGCTATTATCTCCGTTTCGGGAAAGTTGCTTTCTGTGATAACCTCCGTTACAGGGGTAGGTACATCTGCAGAGATAAAAATATGCGGCGTTTCCTCTGACCGAGCCTCAATTTCGGCGTTTGTGGCATTTATTAACGGCTCGGCGGGTAATTCCTCCACCTCGGCGCTTCGTAGCCACACGGCGGCACACAGCGCGATACAGGCGATAGTTGCGAATACAGCGATTATATGCTTTTTCATAAGGCCATCTCCCTTCAAGCGACAACACTACCACAGCTTTTCGAAGATAGCTACTGAATTATGCGAAAAGTATCCTTTGAAATTGAAAAAAGTTATAACACATGCTATAATTGTCGGTAAGAGGTGAAAATAAGTGGATTTTCCCGCAAAAGTCAAAATGATACGCACAAAACTGAATATGAGCCAAGAAGATTTGGCCCGCGCCTTGAATGTAAGTTTCGCCACAATCAATCGCTGGGAGAACGGCAAGACTCATCCCAACAAATTGACGATGCAGGTGTTTATATCTTTTTGTGAGCAGAACGGTATTTCCGTAAAGAAATTATTTTAGAGATAGACGGCTATAGCAATCGCTTATAATAATCGACAAGCTCAACCAAATCATGGTCGATGCTATGAATTAAAATATCGGAGGTTTATATATGCCCAAGATTGATGTGGATGCTAAAATCGAAACATGGAAAAACAAGTTGCTTGACTTGGGTAAGCGTAATCGTCTGTTGAATTATCGAGAAACAAAGCGCTCAAGTCTGAAAATACATACTCCCCAGTGCTTCGATCTGTATAATTCCTTTGTCCAGAATGAGCAGCCTCTTATTTTCCCAAATATCGAAGAGGCTCAGCTTACTTTTCCAAACATCATAAACGATAGTGATGTTGACGAAGAGGGAGACGACGAAAATTATTATCCGATAAAGACAAACCAAAGTCCCAAAGAGACTCAAAGGACACTGAAATCTCTAAGAGATAAGGCTAAGACCGCCCTTGAAGAGCAGGGTGTTAATATTTTGTACCTCTCGTTTGGATTTCTTAGGTGGTCTGAGTCTCAGGATTCAGATTATTGGTTTAATTCGCCGATTTTGCTTGTACCGGCATCGTTAAAAATCGAATCGATATCATCTCCGTATATTCTCAGTCTTCATGAAGATGAAATTGTGGTTAACCCAACTTTGGCATATAAACTCGAAAATGATTTTGGAATTATTCTCCCTAAGTACGGAGAAGGCGATGACCTTCGGGCAATCCTCTCCGAAATTTTACGCTTATGCAAGGCAAATAAATGGGAAGTTGCGGAAGAAGCAAGTTTGAGTCTGCTCTCGTTCTTAAAAATAAATATGTACAATGATTTGAGCAAACATAAAGAGGTAATTGCCTTAAACCCAATTGTGCGTACTGTAAGCGGAGACGCTTCAGCCTCTAACAAAATTCCTGATGACATTTCAGATTTTGATTATGATAAAAACCTTACACCTTCGGAAATGTTCCAGGTAGTTGATGCGGATTCGAGTCAACAAGACGCTATTCTTTGCGCCAAAAAGGGCATTAGTTTTGTATTACAGGGCCCTCCGGGAACCGGGAAAAGTCAAACCATTACAAATATTATCGCTGAATGCCTTGAAGATGGTAAAAAGGTTCTCTTTGTATCGGAAAAAATGGCTGCGCTTGAAGTCGTACATAGGAGGCTAACAAGTGCAGGTATAAATGATTTTTGTCTTATTCTTCACAGCTATAAAGCAAATAAACACGCCGTGCTTGACCAATTAGGGGAAACTCTTGCTTTGGCACAGAAAAAAGCCACTCTGAGTGATGAAGCTTATCAGAAACTTGATTTATTACAAGCCGATAAAGAAAGGCTAAATGAATACGCTTCACAGGTATTCGATGTTGTTCAGCCTCTCGGAAGATCCATTTATCAAGTAAACGGTGCCCTTGCTCACTTGGAATCGTATGACTATGTAATATTCCAGATTGAGAATATTGGAAAGGTTGATGCAAAACTCTTTAACCGTTTTATCTATCTCCTACAGCAGTTTACTTCCACGATTGGAAAGATGTCCGATGACTATAAAGCCAACCCGTGGTACGGAGCAACGGTACAGTCTGTATCTCATGAGCTTCGTTATGATGTTGGGCAAAAACTTGGTTCGCTTATACCTAAAGTTGAAGCGGCGCAAAAGGAATTAATCACCTTGTTTGATAGAATGTCGTTAGATTGGAACACATCCTATCAAGCTATTATGGACATTATTCCAGTTGTTAAGGTAGCTGGTCAAGCACCTATTGTTCCTGCTGCTTGGATTCTTGGAAGCACCATCGAACCGCTTTTTGAAGAGGTATCTGAGTGTGAAGCGCTTAAAAATAAGTTTTGGGAGAAGCATGGAGAATTGGGGGTACAATATTCAGTTATTGCTTCAAATGACGCAACTATCGAATTGTCGCCAATGAGTAGGCTGATAACAGCGGAAGCGATTGAAGATGAACTGAATCAATTGACGGAATCCATTACACATCACTTCCCCTATTCAAATATGAACGCAGATTTTGTTTCTGCCCAGGCTTTATTTAACGAAGCTCGCGTCAAGGCGAACCAATTAAACGAAATCATCGGACTAATATCTGCTTCGTTTGAGGAGACGGTTTTTGCTATTGATTACAACGGAATCCTGACACGCTACAAAACAGATTATACATCGTTTTTAAAGTTTTTTAATAAAAATTACAAGGCGGACAAAAAACTGATTCAGGCACAATTCAAGGAAATCGTGAAGAAAGTGTCTGACAAACAAGTCTTGGAACTCGTGACACATCTCCGTAAAGTCGAGGAGTTAAAACAGTGGTTTTCACAAAACCAAGGTGGTTTTGTTAAGCTCTTTGGCAATCTGATTACAGATGAGAAGTCTGACTTCCTAAAAACAGAAAATTATATATTGGCAAACTCTTCAATGTTAGGTAGCGTTCATTTGCTCAAACAGTTACTTGAAATAGCGAATAAATCGGAACAATCTGAAAACACCCTGATTGCCCATTATCAGTTCCTGTATAAAGGATTTGATACAGAATGGGAGCATATACGTAGTTCGTTAACTTGGGCGGCCACTTTCAGAAATTATGTCGGCCAGCTAAAACTAAATTCCCGTTTCGTTGAATCTGTATGCTCTGGAGAAATACCGTCAAGTAAATATACAAATATAATAAAGCAGTTGGAAATGCTCACGGAAAATCTCGATAGTGAGTTTCTCTGGTTTATTGGATTATTTGAAAATACTAACCCGTTCAAAGTTATCCCAATGGCAGAACTCCAAGACCGCTTAATAGCTTGCCAAAACGGGCTGGCATTGCTCGAAGAATGGATTGACTTCCGTACTGCAAGAGAAAACTGCAGAGCGGAGGGACTGGCTGACTATATAAGTAAAATTGAAGAACTACATATTGAGGCCTCTCAAATAATACCCGTGTTCCAGAAGCGTTTTTTCAGGCTCTGGCTTGATGCAGTATTACCAAATTATCCGGCTATTTTAAACTTCCGGCGCAAAATGCATGAAAATGCTATCGATGAGTTCGCACGACTGGATAAAATTCAGTTTGAAATAGCAAAAGCTCGAATCAGGAGCAAACTCATTAATGACTTGCCTTCTTTACAAAGGTTTACAAACGGTGTTGATGAGATTAGCATTTTGAAGCGGGAACTCGGCAAGCAACGTCGTATAATGCCTATTCGAAAACTTTTCCGAGAGATACCGAATTTATTATTGACCTTAAAGCCGTGTTTGATGATGTCCCCGCTTTCCGTAAGTCTGTTCCTCGAAGCAGAAACATATCAGTTTGATACCGTAATCTTTGACGAAGCGTCTCAGGTCTGTACCGAAAACGCAATCGGTGCTATTTCACGTGGGAAGCAGGTAATAATCGCCGGAGACAGTAAACAATTACCGCCAACAAACTTTTTCTCTGCATCAACTTCATCGGATAGTGATTTTGACACAGATGATGAAAACGAATTTGATGACACCGGTGCTTATGAATCTATTCTTGACGAGGCAGGACTTTTACCAGAACGTACGCTGCTTTGGCATTACAGGAGTAGGCACGAACATCTTATTGCTTTTTCAAACACAAAAATCTATAAAAACAACCTCATCACATTCCCTGCAAACATTGATAAAATGCCTGACAACGGTGTCGAGTATGTGTATGTTCGCGATGGATTCTATGACCGTGGCGGGAAAAAGGGAAATGTAATCGAAGCAAAAAAAGTAGCCGAAATGGTCTTCGAACACTTCCGAAAACACCCTAACCGCTCTTTGGGGATTATTGCTTTCGGTGAAGTTCAGCAAATGGCAATAGATACTGCTATTCGTGAAATGCGTTTGAGGAATCAAAGTTTTGAACATTTTTTTAAGGAAGATTCGGATGAGCCATTCTTTATAAAAAACCTTGAAAACGTTCAAGGTGACGAGCGGGATACAATTATTTTCAGCATTGGATACGCAAAAGACTCTGCCGGTGTTTTTCGCATGAATTTCGGGCCTCTAAGCAAATCAGGCGGCGAGCGCAGACTTAATGTTGCCATTACCCGTGCCAAGTATAATGTAAAGCTTGTCGGCTCAATTTTACCAACCGATATTGATGTCGAAAAAATAACATCAGATGGGCCTAAATTGCTTAGATCATATATCGATTTTGCCATTAATGGAGTAGAGTCACTTGCACGTGAGACTACTGAATTTGATGTAACCGAACACGACTCACCATTTGAAGAAGCAGTATACAATTTTCTTGACAGAAAAGGCTATAAAGTTGCAACACAGGTGGGTTGCTCTGGTTACCGTATTGATATGGCGGTAAACCATCCGAGCCTCAGCGGAATTTATGTTCTTGGTGTTGAATGTGACGGAGCCGCATACCATTCTGCAAGGACTGCACGGGAAAGGGATCGTTTGCGTCAAGAAGTTCTTGAAAATATGGGGTGGAATATCTATCGTATATGGTCAACCGACTGGATCAAAGACCCACGGACTGAAGGCGAGGCACTTATTGCCGCAATTAATGATGCAATCGCTAATTATGGTGATACTTCAAAATTTGAGTCTTCAGTTGATATGTCAGACGATGAGCCAGAAGCTGACGACTTTGTGTCTGTTGATAAAAAGGAAGTGAGTATTACCGAACAAGTAAATCCTTACGGCTTTGCAGAAGCGAAAACAACAAGCTTAAACACATTGCCACGCAACTCCAGCGGATATTTGGACATAGCTGATTGCATTATGGCATATGTGAATAACGAGTATCCTATGCATTATGAATTGCTCTGCCAAAGGCTTGCGCCGCTTTATGGCAATGAAAAAGCAACCGTAAAAGTTAGGCGAGAAGTCGATTACGGCATAAACCGGTTACGCAATAAAATTATCAAAAAAGGAGACTTCCTCTATCCTGCTGGATGGCAAAAAATCATAGTGCGAGTGCCTAATATGCGTAAAATCGGCCATATTGCAGTAGAGGAAATTGCAGAGGCTATGAATACTATTCTCCAAATCGCTGTTGGCAGTTCGCGAGAAGGACTTTGCATAGAAACAACACGAGTCTACGGCTGGCAGCGCATGACACAGGGTATTGGTGCCTCAATGTATGCAGCCTGTGATTTATTGATAAAACAGGGTAGAGCGCAAGAAATTGATGGGAAGATTGTGCCGAAATAGACCCCCAACTCTCGCGGTTGATTTGTAGCCGTTAAATCAGGTCAAGAATTGAGCAGAGTGGCGCTATGGTCTTGCGGGACAACGCCTACATTGCCATTTCCGTACCGATTTGGAGTATGGTTCAATAAGTTTCCATATTAAAAATATGCTTTCAGCTGCTTCTTTGCTGCTCTTGCTGAATTACCTTATGTCGACTAATACGCGGTTAATATTGCGGATTTCTATAGGAGCTAAGTTTTGATACTGCTGGAGAATAGCATCATACAAAGCGCCGCCGTATTTTGGGGCATCAATAGTTATAGCTGTAAAATATTTAATCTTTTGTGTACCGAACCCATTACGCCCGATGGCATGGAGTGTTAATGCAGGATTCAATATCGAAGAACCCCTCATCGTTACAAATTTTCTGATTACGGTATCCCATTTCAAATCTACAGCCCGTAAATCCGTCTCATCCCAATATTTTTTTGCTGGATGGCTCTTAGGAAATTCCGACTTGGAATAACCATTATCTAATAAACCCTTTACCTGAACTGCATGGTCAGGCTTGAGAAAGTTAAGCGTTTTACTTGAAAAGCCTTTTTTTGTAAAATTGTAGGTCATGTCATGAGGAATAAAGGTATCCTCGATACAGTTGCATGAATAAGCGTCGGGGTCGTTTACGTTCGGATTCACGATAGTCGAGACAGTCCACGTTATGGTGATATTTCCTTTAACATCATTAATTTTGGGAGCAAAAATAGGCAATCTGACTGTTTGCGAAGAATCAAGTACACCAGAATAGAGAATTGTAACTTTGTTATCTTCGCAGTTAAGAATATCATCAACATTATCAAGACAAAATCCAAATCCCTGTTCATCCTGCGTTAATGTGTTACACTTTTGAGCGGTGTGAATTAATAAAGTGCGACCGATATGAGGAATAATTCCGTCGCTCTTAGCCATTAGCTTCCCAATTTTATGTACTGCGAACGGTGATGCGAAGCTTGTCCCTGCAGAGGTTGATAAAGTATTGGGAGCTGCTCCGACTAACACAAAGGGTCTATCAATGCTTCCACCAAACTCAAGTATATCGGGCTTAATTTTGGCACCTTCTCTGCCTCCGCCGACACAACTGTATGATGCCCGTGTTTTTGAGCCGTCAGCGGCAAAGGTGTATGCTCCGATACCCATCCCGTTAACCATATCCGATGGTGACTGAATTCGGTTATGTGGATAATCACATTCGCCATCATTTCCAACTGCGACACAGATTAAAGGGTTTATATCACCATCGGCAACTTTATAGGTCAAAAGGTCGAGGACGTAGGTGAAGCGACTTATGCTATCATCTACAATCGCCCCCACCGGGCCGAAGGACAGGTTATATAGTTTGATGTTGGATTGTCCTGTTATAACATTTTCGATAGCATCAATAGCCTCGTAAAGCTCTAAATCAAAACGATTTTTTATGGGCAGTACACGATAGCTCTCAACGGACACATGCGGTATTTCCAATCTATCTGTTGAACTACGCCCGGCAAGGTTTCCATATAAAACAGTTCCACAAACACCAGTACCGTGTTCTACGCAACTGGCATCCTCTGGCTCGGAAACACAATCGATGGCGGTCACATATTTGGACAACAAAGGCACGCTTTCGGCGACACCACCATCAAATACACCGACTGTAATCTTTGACTTTTTCTTTGCATCTGGCGCTTGAGGTGCGCTATTTGAAGGTAGTGTTCTGATAGGTGCAATACTGACCTGGCCCATTGGATGAATAGCTCTCAAAGGGTTTAGTGCCGATATTTTTTCTACTTCATCTTTGGAGCAATTTGCAGAAATAAAGGTTGGACCGCCGTCGTAACTGCGAATAATCATACGATCTTCTGGTAATTTGCTTGTGCTGCGAAAAAGAGAAATCATTTCATCTGTTTCGCCAGCCATGGGATGCAATATTATTTCAACGGTTCCAGAATCCCAATCATCGGGAAACCCCATAATTTTTTCATCCCGAGAAAGCAAATCCATGGAGCGAATGGAGCCAATCTGATTTCTCCATGATTCAACATTATCCTTGAGGCCTTTTTCTAAAGTGGTTTTCAAGTTGCTTAGTCCCCGATCCGTTGCCTTAACAAAATAAAGCTTAGCATCTGTATCTTCTTCAGATTCAATTCTATATTTCCTACCGCCGACTATTTCTAAGCTCCCATCACCAGGGATAATTGAAGTAGGAACGTAAGATTTCGCTTCAAATTTTGGCTCCATACGAACGCATATTACTTTTTCGTCCAAAAATATTTCTTCCTGCTTCTGTACCTGCTCAAAAATATGATCGATATAGCGGATCATATTTTGTTTTGCAATTGGATACTCATTAGGAATTTTCTTTTCCATAGGACGGGTCTTCTTCCTGATTGGTTCAACATATAGCTCGCCATTAGCGATTATTGGATGTTTTTCATTCGACATGCTCTTCATCCCCCTTTCTGTTTACACTGAGATATCTTGAGACAGTGGTCGATGGTATTTGTGTTATCATCGAGATATCTCTTACGCTCAAGCCGGAAAATTCTTTTTTTAGTAATCTGCAGATATTGGTTTTGTCTTCTTTTGTTGCTAAGGGTTTTATTTTATATAATTCCGATAATGCAATTATTTGAAGAGGTTCGTTCGGACTCAGGAACGCCCTCCGTTTCATATGCTCGCTTAGTTTACATATATCTGCGGCATTTATATTTTTCGTGTGCTTGACTAAATAATCCAAAGTATCCTTTCTCAATTCATCTCCGAATTTCCCGAGATGCCTTATTAACAAAGAGCGACGCTCGCGTTCATCGGGCATGGAAATAGTTAAGGTTCGGTCAAATCGCCTCCATATAGCTTTATCAAGAAGCTCGGGATGATTGGTGGCGCCAATGATCACACAGGAGGAAGGACAGTCTTCCAATTCTTTTAATAACACATTTACCAAGCGTTTTAGTTCACCTAAATCGCCAGCATCATCTCTCCGCTTTGCGATGGCATCCAATTCATCCAAGAACAAGATTGTTCTCTGTGATCTTGCGTAATCGAAAATGTTTCGGATATTTTGACCAGTCCTACCAAGATAACTTGAAATCGACGATGCCAAGTCAAGCGTTATTATTGGCGTGTTTAATCGGTATGCAAGCCAATAAGCGATATAAGTCTTGCCGACTCCGGGAGGGCCATCAAGCAATATACTGTTAGGCGGAACGATATCTTCTCTCAGAAAATCTTCGAGGATTTGTCTTTCCTTGATAAAGTCTTCAAGCTGTTGCCTGATAAAATCCTCTAATATTGGATCGGGCATTTCAATCGGCTCTTCGATTTTTACAAGGGAATACCTTGTTTCCTTATCAACGGGCAACGGCTGCAAATCAATTGAGCGGGTTACAGGGCTATCGAGTCTTGAGTAGGCTAATGCTTTTGTTATTTCCTCGGCGGCAGCGGGGTAGTCCTTTTTTATTTTCCTTGCAATCATGAGCGCCGTTGCCTCAATGTTCTTTTTATCAGCTTCCAAGCTTGAACGGACAAGTTTGGGTATTAAATCAAATGCATTCATCTGTTCCACTCCTTGCGATTATTTAATTTTGGCACAGTTATATAATAACCATAATTCAAGAATATGTCAATAGATATTGTTCCATTTTATAATATAAATCAAAAATGGCACAGAATATTCGAAGCAGGACAGAGGCGAGTATAGTCACAAGTGAAAATAAAATAAGCGAGGCAATATCGTCACGATGTGCCTCGCTTGTTCCATTTCCGTATCGGTTTGGGGTATGGTTCAATAAGTTACCCTATTGGAACGTGCCTTTTCCCAACTTTTTTATTTTTTTAGCTGGGAAGATCTTTCTCCTGACTATGACATCCAATCTGACCACTTAACTAATGCTCAGAATGACAAACATGAATGGATGTTTCATATTGTAAAGACAGTCACTTCATGGTATATTTTTAATGGTATTAAAATAATTAATAAAAGGGGGGAGAAAATGACAAGCGAAAACAATCAATCTTCTATTGCCAATCCATCACCACTTGGACTCTTGGGGTTTGGCATGACCACATTGCTGCTGAACCTACATAATACTGACATCATACCTTTATCAATTGTAATTGTAGCAATGGGTTTCGCTCTTGGCGGGTCTGCCCAGATAATAGCCGGAATTATGGAATTTAAAAAAAATAATGTATTTGGCGCAACTGCCTTCACTTCTTATGGCTTTTTTTGGTGGTCTTTAATCATGATCTGGATCAATCCATTTCAGGGAATTGCAGCTGCAGATGAAAAAAGCATGGGATTTTATCTGCTATTATGGGGTATCTTTACTTTAATGATGTTTGTAGCTACACTGAAGCTTAGCCGTTCATTGCAATTTATCTTTCTGACCTTGACAATGCTATTTATTCTTTTATCAATTGGAGATTTTACCGGAATTCATTTTATTAAAATTTTAGGTGGTTGGGTAGGAATAGTATGCGGAGCTTCAGCAATTTATACAAGTCTTGCTCAGGTTATCAATAACGAATATGGAAAAACAATGTTACCACTTTAGTTTAAAAAACCTGAAACATAAAAAATGAGCAGCTTTGGCTGTTCTTTTTTTATGCTTTCTGATAAATTTTGAATATGTATTTGCCCTTTCTTAACATAAAACACAGAATAATTCTCCGGTTACATAACCCAATACCCCAATTAATTTTGCACCTCAATGCTTCCCGGGTAAATATTTTGGCAAAAAAACAGGACAATTGCCTCCTCTTGTCAAAATAATTGGCCATACCCGTTTCTTGCTTACTTATGAACACAAGCATAAAAACAAGCATATGAACACACGCATATGAATACGTTAAAAATTATTCCCGGATATTTAACGGTTAAGGAATCCAGCAGGTAGCCGGAAAAGTACATTTCGTATGTTTTCGTATGTTTTTGAAGAAATTGGATTGGAGCCATCTTA
This window harbors:
- a CDS encoding DUF6076 domain-containing protein, which gives rise to MYPYCKVFIDSDMCIDAIMYTDEKRHSFKRFTHIGEGLVSFCELDINPLVEKVKELDSIPLTNENYDAIRNGVFDAIEYFRDKHEYAYFFMVGALNNILLTQVVVKDEDAMYNTVFNGSEEEDNQLLSHLRECILYLDSLVGLYDIFSFALSLCLDKDNHTDRPVAERVNAFYFKYPDLGSFTISTGFAVIPIRKGFLDFKRTKEINDTGITGTRELLAAVNTDSSRVNVLPYYHVQSLDEMLFLEFVEMLKQGIPVKRCALCDRYFVLIDKRKRQFCDREYENGKTCQDIGPLLRYEQSLEADECLQRFETEYNKVYSRFYRADGKTDAEFAGKDMTRDEFRTWSKAASKAKADYQRKLITGDEMLRIVKA
- a CDS encoding DUF6550 family protein; the encoded protein is MKKHIIAVFATIACIALCAAVWLRSAEVEELPAEPLINATNAEIEARSEETPHIFISADVPTPVTEVITESNFPETEIIAEKETKEPAPAHTAQQAKPAVSSSEPHNGDVRVVDGEKQIYFLGFGWIKDEGGGSCGTMVGNSGDQLTGHKVGIMGGGTTVDDKGDINKMVGIMGGGNVAKDMYESGVKIGIMGGDDSAPRETTPPPSEQPEPTGDVIYVELQPPVTKDSTPLAYKPNGEPYTP
- a CDS encoding helix-turn-helix domain-containing protein, with the protein product MDFPAKVKMIRTKLNMSQEDLARALNVSFATINRWENGKTHPNKLTMQVFISFCEQNGISVKKLF
- a CDS encoding DUF4011 domain-containing protein, giving the protein MPKIDVDAKIETWKNKLLDLGKRNRLLNYRETKRSSLKIHTPQCFDLYNSFVQNEQPLIFPNIEEAQLTFPNIINDSDVDEEGDDENYYPIKTNQSPKETQRTLKSLRDKAKTALEEQGVNILYLSFGFLRWSESQDSDYWFNSPILLVPASLKIESISSPYILSLHEDEIVVNPTLAYKLENDFGIILPKYGEGDDLRAILSEILRLCKANKWEVAEEASLSLLSFLKINMYNDLSKHKEVIALNPIVRTVSGDASASNKIPDDISDFDYDKNLTPSEMFQVVDADSSQQDAILCAKKGISFVLQGPPGTGKSQTITNIIAECLEDGKKVLFVSEKMAALEVVHRRLTSAGINDFCLILHSYKANKHAVLDQLGETLALAQKKATLSDEAYQKLDLLQADKERLNEYASQVFDVVQPLGRSIYQVNGALAHLESYDYVIFQIENIGKVDAKLFNRFIYLLQQFTSTIGKMSDDYKANPWYGATVQSVSHELRYDVGQKLGSLIPKVEAAQKELITLFDRMSLDWNTSYQAIMDIIPVVKVAGQAPIVPAAWILGSTIEPLFEEVSECEALKNKFWEKHGELGVQYSVIASNDATIELSPMSRLITAEAIEDELNQLTESITHHFPYSNMNADFVSAQALFNEARVKANQLNEIIGLISASFEETVFAIDYNGILTRYKTDYTSFLKFFNKNYKADKKLIQAQFKEIVKKVSDKQVLELVTHLRKVEELKQWFSQNQGGFVKLFGNLITDEKSDFLKTENYILANSSMLGSVHLLKQLLEIANKSEQSENTLIAHYQFLYKGFDTEWEHIRSSLTWAATFRNYVGQLKLNSRFVESVCSGEIPSSKYTNIIKQLEMLTENLDSEFLWFIGLFENTNPFKVIPMAELQDRLIACQNGLALLEEWIDFRTARENCRAEGLADYISKIEELHIEASQIIPVFQKRFFRLWLDAVLPNYPAILNFRRKMHENAIDEFARLDKIQFEIAKARIRSKLINDLPSLQRFTNGVDEISILKRELGKQRRIMPIRKLFREIPNLLLTLKPCLMMSPLSVSLFLEAETYQFDTVIFDEASQVCTENAIGAISRGKQVIIAGDSKQLPPTNFFSASTSSDSDFDTDDENEFDDTGAYESILDEAGLLPERTLLWHYRSRHEHLIAFSNTKIYKNNLITFPANIDKMPDNGVEYVYVRDGFYDRGGKKGNVIEAKKVAEMVFEHFRKHPNRSLGIIAFGEVQQMAIDTAIREMRLRNQSFEHFFKEDSDEPFFIKNLENVQGDERDTIIFSIGYAKDSAGVFRMNFGPLSKSGGERRLNVAITRAKYNVKLVGSILPTDIDVEKITSDGPKLLRSYIDFAINGVESLARETTEFDVTEHDSPFEEAVYNFLDRKGYKVATQVGCSGYRIDMAVNHPSLSGIYVLGVECDGAAYHSARTARERDRLRQEVLENMGWNIYRIWSTDWIKDPRTEGEALIAAINDAIANYGDTSKFESSVDMSDDEPEADDFVSVDKKEVSITEQVNPYGFAEAKTTSLNTLPRNSSGYLDIADCIMAYVNNEYPMHYELLCQRLAPLYGNEKATVKVRREVDYGINRLRNKIIKKGDFLYPAGWQKIIVRVPNMRKIGHIAVEEIAEAMNTILQIAVGSSREGLCIETTRVYGWQRMTQGIGASMYAACDLLIKQGRAQEIDGKIVPK
- a CDS encoding S8 family peptidase, producing MSNEKHPIIANGELYVEPIRKKTRPMEKKIPNEYPIAKQNMIRYIDHIFEQVQKQEEIFLDEKVICVRMEPKFEAKSYVPTSIIPGDGSLEIVGGRKYRIESEEDTDAKLYFVKATDRGLSNLKTTLEKGLKDNVESWRNQIGSIRSMDLLSRDEKIMGFPDDWDSGTVEIILHPMAGETDEMISLFRSTSKLPEDRMIIRSYDGGPTFISANCSKDEVEKISALNPLRAIHPMGQVSIAPIRTLPSNSAPQAPDAKKKSKITVGVFDGGVAESVPLLSKYVTAIDCVSEPEDASCVEHGTGVCGTVLYGNLAGRSSTDRLEIPHVSVESYRVLPIKNRFDLELYEAIDAIENVITGQSNIKLYNLSFGPVGAIVDDSISRFTYVLDLLTYKVADGDINPLICVAVGNDGECDYPHNRIQSPSDMVNGMGIGAYTFAADGSKTRASYSCVGGGREGAKIKPDILEFGGSIDRPFVLVGAAPNTLSTSAGTSFASPFAVHKIGKLMAKSDGIIPHIGRTLLIHTAQKCNTLTQDEQGFGFCLDNVDDILNCEDNKVTILYSGVLDSSQTVRLPIFAPKINDVKGNITITWTVSTIVNPNVNDPDAYSCNCIEDTFIPHDMTYNFTKKGFSSKTLNFLKPDHAVQVKGLLDNGYSKSEFPKSHPAKKYWDETDLRAVDLKWDTVIRKFVTMRGSSILNPALTLHAIGRNGFGTQKIKYFTAITIDAPKYGGALYDAILQQYQNLAPIEIRNINRVLVDIR